The DNA region ACGAGATTCTGGAGATGGGAACTGGAGCCGACCGCCAATTGGAGATTTGGCGCAGAACAGGCTCGTTGCAGGAGGTAGTGCGGTACATCCATCAGGAGACCATGCAAGGGCTGGTGCAGGATGCAGCGTCTCTTGTCAGCATGCTCCATCCTGTATCTGCAGAGCTTCTGGCAAAGTTTGAGAGAGGCGCCTGATGCCAGTGTACGCGGCAGAGCGCTCATGGCGCCAGTACCTGAAGCCAGAACTGCTTATGCGGCTGCAGTCTCTGGAACTGCGTGCGCGCTATGTCGTGGAAGGCTTCTTAGTAGGCCTCCATCGGTCGCCGTACCATGGCTTCAGCGTGGAGTTTTCAGAACACCGCCAGTACCAGCCTGGCGACGAACCTCGGCTCATTGATTGGAAGGTGTATGCGCGGACAGATCGCTTCTATGTCAAGCAGTTTGAGGAAGAGACCAATGTGCGGACCCTTTTGGTGTTGGACTGTAGTGCCTCTATGGGATTCCACCACGAAGGGGTCGTCTCGAAATGGGGCTATGCAGCGGTGTATGCGGCAGCACTAGCATATCTGCTCCTCCGACAGAAGGACGCTGTTGGACTAGCTCTCTACGCCGCGGATCTTCGCCTCTACCGGCCGCCGAGCGCACGGGCCTCCCATTTCCAGGAGATCGTCACGGCATTGGAAAGTGCCGAGCCACAGGGTGAGACTAATGTGGCGAATGCTTTGTCACAGTTAGCAGAACGCTTGCGTCGTCGCAGCCTCGTCGTCGTGATGAGTGACTTCTTAGACGAGCCTGGCACTACTGTTCGCGCACTACGGCGTCTCCGCGCACAGAAGCATGAGGTCATTGCATTCCAGGTGTTGGAGCCTGTCGAACGTACCTTAGCGCTGGGCCGAGCAGCCGAGTTCCACGACATGGAGACAGGGGAGCGTGTGGCAGCCCATCCCTACTTCCTACGGCGCGACTATCAGCAGGCGGTGGAGCAACACCATCGGCAGTTGGCGATGGGATGTGCTGAGCAGGGGATAGACTTCGTTGCCCTAGATACGACGGTTCCCTTTGACGTAGGGCTGCGCCACTATTTAGCGAAGCGATACCGGATGTAACGGCGCATATCCGGAGGGATGGTGACCGAACCACACTCCCAACGGTTGAGCGACTCTGCTGGATGGTACTGTGCCTTCTTCGAGCGGGCTACACTGACGTGGCTGGTGCTCGATCTGGCGACCTCCGAAGTAGTAGGAGCTTTGCACCGTGCAGCCTAGATGTTCTGGCTCCCTTTGGAACAGCTCAAGCGGATGGGCTTACCGGAATTCCAATGCCTCTGCAAGCTGGTCCGACAGGGCCGGGCATGGTGGAGCGTTCGGGCGGACGTAGTCGTTGCCTTCCTGGTAGGGAAACGCAGCAGGTGGATGTGCAAGCGTGGTGGTTTTCCCTCTGATGGGGTTACCTTTGCTGGTACGGCTTCGTGAAACAACGAGTAAGCGGTGACTGATGCAGCGCCTTGTTTCGCAGATCGTCTGACCCTGTTAGGCAGCTTTCAGTGGGGATGGCTCACGAGGCGAGACCCACAACCCTCTGGGGCTATCCAGCTCAATCTCCGTCTCATTTAGCTTGGTGATAGTCCAGCATGCCAGGCTCTTCTCGAGCTAGCCTTAGAGAGCACGGGTGGGGTCGCAAAGCTCGCGGAGACGAAACTCGACTGCGGTCGTTCCGCGGTACAGCTCGTTTGGAGCCACGATGTGCACGCCTTAGTGGATGCCTTACCCAGCTATTCCGCGAGATGGTGCAATGCAGGAGTGTTGCATTCGAGTGACACTTTGTTGCTGGCGTTCCCCGATGGTTCTAGTCAGCTATGCAGTGCTTGTTCTAGTCAGCTATGCAGTGCTTGTTGAGGCTGCGTCCAGAATAGTAGCGTGGTTGCTGTTCGCACGAGGGTGAAGAGTGTGAAGGCAGCTTCTATGCAGTTGCCTAGAGATACAGACGTTGGTGTTTTGCCAGAGGGCTTAGCTCGCACCCTTGAGCCTTCCTTCACGCGCGGGCCCCAGGGGGCTGGATTGAGGCTGGCGGGAGTGTATCAGATGCTGCTCCGGTCCAAGGCTATATTGTCCGTCTGCCAGGGGTAGAGGGGTAATGGCGGTAGGCTCTGTACAGCACCACGGAGCTGCTAACTACACGATCCTCCTCTTGGAGGATGATCCCGATCTTGGAGAGATGTTGCAGCGCTACCTTGAGCAGCGATATCGCCGTGTCTATTGGCTGACAGATCTCCCGCGAGCTGTTGTGGACTTCCCTCGGCTTCGCCCAGATTTGGTGCTACTGGATATCTTCTTGGGACAGTATAGTGGCTTGGAGCTTCTAGAGCGATTGCGAGAAGAGGGGTTCGCTACCCCTGTCATCGTAATGACAGCCTTCTCCGACCTCAAGATGGCGGTGCGAGCGGTGAAGCTTGGAGCTGAAGACTTTGTTGTCAAGCCGATTGACATTGAGCAGTTGGAGATTGCTGTTGAGCGAGCACTGCGTAACTATGAGCTGCGGCGCCAGGTACAGCTGCTGGAGGAGCAGCTCCGACTCGAGCAGCCCCACGACATCATTGCTGTCTCCGAGAGTCTACGCTCAATCCTGGGACTGGCTAGGATGCTTGCAGCAGTTGACACGACGGTTCTCATCGTAGGCGAGACGGGCACGGGAAAGGAGCTGCTTGCACGCTTTATCCATCGGAATTCTGCGCGAGCATCGGCACCGTTTGTGGTGATCAACTGCGGAGCGATCCCCCGAGAGCTTGCCGAGAGCGAGCTGTTTGGCTATGAACGCGGAGCCTTCACAGGTGCTTTTGACAAAGTCCATCCAGGGAAATTCGAGTTAGCGAATCGGGGCACACTGTTTCTAGACGAAGTCTCTGAACTCCCACTGGAGCTACAGGTCAAGCTTCTTCGCGTCCTGCAAGAGAAGAGTTTCTACCGGCTTGGCGGGAAGGAGGAGGTCCAGGTAGACGTCCGCGTTATCGCAGCCACGAATCGGGATCTGGAGCAGATGGTCCGCGAGGGGAGGTTTCGGGAGGATCTCTACTATCGTCTGAACGTTGCCGTCATCCATATTCCCCCGCTGCGGGAGCGGCCGGAGGATATCCTCCCGTTAGCAACGGCCTTCGTCGACGAGTTTAACAGGCGATTCAACAAGCGTATTACAGGATTCACTCCCGAAGCGGTCTCACTGCTGATGTCGTATCCGTGGCGAGGGAATGTTCGCGAGCTCCGTAACGCGATAGAGCGGGCGGTGCTCCTAGAGCAGTCAGATGTTATCACCCGGGAGACCCTCCACTTCCTGCGGGTTCGTCCGTGGGTGGAGGGCTCTCCAGATGATGTCTTTGGAATGCTCAGGCGGTTTGAGCTGCCGCCAGGGAGGCACTTTTTGGCGATTTCCCCTCATGGAGTTTCGTACGACGAGGTCATTAAAGATCTCATCCAGCAGGCCCTGACCATAGCACGCGGGAATGTGACGAAGGCTGCTAAGCTGCTGCGGATTACACGGGACAAGCTGGAGTATCGGATGAGAGTCTATGGCATTGATCCAAGCCAGTTTTGCTCAGATCCCGCAAGCTCCCTCAAGGACTACTAGCCAACTCTAGTGCTATACTGCCCGCAGCGCGAAGCGGGGAGAGGTGCCTAGGAGTGAAGGGCTGTCGAGGAAGTGTCCGTTGCGGCGAAATCTCACGCTTCCATGTTCCAAGTTGCGTTGGCGAACGCACCTATTTTCGAAGGGACCGTGGTGCCGCTTGGACATCTACCGTTACCGTTGCATCTGCGTACCTGCGACTGGGAATAGCATTACTTGCGGGTGCACTGGGCAGTATGGCATCCCACGGCTGGGGTACGCTGCAGCATAGCATATTCGGTGGGGGAACTTATTCCAGCAGACGGTATTGCTGTTGGTCAGCCCAGGTGGACATTATATGCGGCAGCGGTACTGGCAACCCAGCCGCAGAAGCCTCGAGCCTTAGCACGGAGGATCCGGCAGAGGGTCCTAAAGACAGCAGCTCCAACAGCGTTGCAGCCACAGGTCAGAGTAGGGGCCCAGTCCCTGTAGCTAGTGGCTCTCTATGGGTAGCTGCAGTATCTGGAAGCGGCAGAGTTAGTCATCATTCGCGGAGTTGCGTATTATGTGCCTTCGGGACTCATGCAGTCTGCTCAAGCACGATGGCATGCAAATTGTAGAAGCTGCTTTCGGAAGTCGGTAAGACATCTAAGGTGATATGAACTCTGTGCCTGCTATGCTGCATTTTACCCCTCCAGAGGCATTCCTGCCGTTTGCTGAGGCAGCGCAGCAAGAGCCTAGCCTAAGGCACCAAACATTCCGGTGGCTGCGGGATTTCATCTATCAGCTCAGTGGCATATACATTCCTGAGCATCGCTACTACTTTCTGAAAGCCCGCCTCCTGCGCCGTCTGGAAGCCTTAGGGGTATGCCCGTTTGAGGAGTACTGCGACCTGATTGGTAGCTCTAGTCCTCTAGCAGTGAAAGAGCGTCAGGAGCTTCTGAACAGCGTCATCCTAACCGACACGCAGTTTTTCCGGTCTCCGGAGCAGTTTGTAGCCCTTGCACGGTATGTACTGCCCGAGCTTGCTGGTAAGCGGCGACATCTGCGGCTCTGGAGTGCGGGCTGTGCTATAGGGGAGGAGGCATACTCTCTAGCAATGGTTGTGGCGTCACAGCGGGAGACAGTACTGTCGGCTCATTCTGTGGAAGTGCTCGCGACGGATCTGAGTTCTGAGGCTATCGCAAAGGCCCAAGCTGGGAGATACCTGCATCTCCACGGCCTGCCTGAGGAGTATCGAGGTTTTGTCAGCACATGCCATGAAGGGTACGAAGTTGTTCCAGCGGTGCGATCTTTGGTGCGCTTTTCCGTGCAGAACCTTCTCGATAGCGTCTCGGTGCGCTCAATGGCTCCCGTGGATGTTCTCTTCTGTCGGAATGTCCTCTTATACTTTGCCCCAGAGGTCCGGCGTCGGGTGGCGGCAATGCTAGTAGAGGTCTTGCGTCCAGGGGGCTATCTCTTCTTAGGGGCAGCGGAAACGCTATCAGAGCTTGTGGAGGGACAGTTGCAGTTGGTGCGTTTCTCTGGGACACTGGCTTACCGGAAGCTACAAGATGATTACGTTCCAGCAAGGTAGTCCTCTTGGTAGCGGAGCTGCTCAGGGGTGAGCTCATCAATCCGAATTCCCATTGTCTGCAGTTTCAGGCGAGCCAGCAGCTCATCTTGCTCTGGTGTAATTGACAAGACGGCTGTCGGTAGCTGCTCGCCACGCTGAAAGGCCTCCACGAGGCGTAACTGTGCTAGGAACTGGTTGGCAAATGACATGTCCATCACCTCTGAGGGGTGTCCCTCTGCTGCTACCAGGTTTACCAGCCGCCCTCGGGCCAGCAAGTACAGGCGCTTGCCTGAGCGGAGTGTGTACTCGGTGCAGTGAGGACGGATGTCGCGCTTATGGACAGCAAGTTGCTCTAGGTCCTCGATGTTGATCTCCACGTCGTAGTGTCCTGTGTTGCAGAGGATGGCACCGTCCTTCATAAGCTCAAAGTGGTGGCGGCGAAGGACGTCGCGCATACCAGTGGCTGTACAGAAGATGTCACCGATGCGTGCAGCTTCGTCCATAGGTAGCACTTCGAAGCCCTCCAACGCGGCTTTCAGGGCAGGGATTGGACGGACTTCCGTGACAACGACACGGGCACCCA from Candidatus Kapaibacterium sp. includes:
- a CDS encoding DUF58 domain-containing protein; the encoded protein is MPVYAAERSWRQYLKPELLMRLQSLELRARYVVEGFLVGLHRSPYHGFSVEFSEHRQYQPGDEPRLIDWKVYARTDRFYVKQFEEETNVRTLLVLDCSASMGFHHEGVVSKWGYAAVYAAALAYLLLRQKDAVGLALYAADLRLYRPPSARASHFQEIVTALESAEPQGETNVANALSQLAERLRRRSLVVVMSDFLDEPGTTVRALRRLRAQKHEVIAFQVLEPVERTLALGRAAEFHDMETGERVAAHPYFLRRDYQQAVEQHHRQLAMGCAEQGIDFVALDTTVPFDVGLRHYLAKRYRM
- a CDS encoding sigma-54 dependent transcriptional regulator — its product is MAVGSVQHHGAANYTILLLEDDPDLGEMLQRYLEQRYRRVYWLTDLPRAVVDFPRLRPDLVLLDIFLGQYSGLELLERLREEGFATPVIVMTAFSDLKMAVRAVKLGAEDFVVKPIDIEQLEIAVERALRNYELRRQVQLLEEQLRLEQPHDIIAVSESLRSILGLARMLAAVDTTVLIVGETGTGKELLARFIHRNSARASAPFVVINCGAIPRELAESELFGYERGAFTGAFDKVHPGKFELANRGTLFLDEVSELPLELQVKLLRVLQEKSFYRLGGKEEVQVDVRVIAATNRDLEQMVREGRFREDLYYRLNVAVIHIPPLRERPEDILPLATAFVDEFNRRFNKRITGFTPEAVSLLMSYPWRGNVRELRNAIERAVLLEQSDVITRETLHFLRVRPWVEGSPDDVFGMLRRFELPPGRHFLAISPHGVSYDEVIKDLIQQALTIARGNVTKAAKLLRITRDKLEYRMRVYGIDPSQFCSDPASSLKDY
- a CDS encoding protein-glutamate O-methyltransferase CheR gives rise to the protein MLHFTPPEAFLPFAEAAQQEPSLRHQTFRWLRDFIYQLSGIYIPEHRYYFLKARLLRRLEALGVCPFEEYCDLIGSSSPLAVKERQELLNSVILTDTQFFRSPEQFVALARYVLPELAGKRRHLRLWSAGCAIGEEAYSLAMVVASQRETVLSAHSVEVLATDLSSEAIAKAQAGRYLHLHGLPEEYRGFVSTCHEGYEVVPAVRSLVRFSVQNLLDSVSVRSMAPVDVLFCRNVLLYFAPEVRRRVAAMLVEVLRPGGYLFLGAAETLSELVEGQLQLVRFSGTLAYRKLQDDYVPAR